From the Micromonospora echinospora genome, the window CTCCGGGGACGAGAAGGACCTCCCGCAGGACCAGCGGCTCGACTTCGCCAGCGCCGGACGGGAGGTGTGGCTGCTCGCCGCGACCCCGGGCCGGCTGCTTCCGACGACCACCAGCGGCACCGCGAAGGACGTCGACATCACCAAACAGAAGGCGCACTGGATCGACCGGTCCACCGTGGCCTGGGCCACCGGCCCGACCGACGGCAGGACGTACGCCCTGGTCACCGCCGCAGCCGGCGGGGTGACCGTGGTCGACGGCGAGCTGTCCGGGACGTACGCCTCGCTGCCGCTGACCGCGGTGCGCAACGGGCTCACCGAGGCCCAGCGCGCGCGGTTCCCGCACCTCTGGGCCCACCAGGCGTTCACCCTCGCCGACCGTGACCTGGCCAAGGTGCCGGCCGCGTTGCGCGGGCAGCTCCTGGTGACCGAGCGGGACCACGAGGGGGCCCTGCTCTCCGCGACCGGCGTGCAGATCCCCGGCGTCCTCGACGACGTCTACTCCCGGGCCACGTCGGCGAAGCTCGGCCCGACCATCGAGGGCAACCGCCCGAACCTGGCGGTCTGGGCGCCCACCGCCCGGACCGTCGCGCTGGAACTGTTCGACCAGCCGACCGGGGAGCCGCGCGTCGTGCCGATGCGCCGGGACGACCGCACCGGTGTCTGGTCGGTGCGCGGCGAGCGGTCCTGGACCGGAAAGTACTACCGCTACCGGGTGCAGGCCTGGCAGCCCGCCACGCAGAAGATGGCCACCGCCTCGGTGACCGACCCGTACTCGGTGGCGCTCGCGCCGAACTCCACGCACAGCCAGATCGTCGACCTGACCGACCCGGCGCTCGCCCCGGCCGGTTGGGCGAAGCTGCGCAAGCCGGCGGCGGTGCCGTCGTCGAAGGTGCAGATCACCGAGCTGTCGGTGCGGGACTTCTCCATCGCCGACAGCACCGTGCCGGAGCGGCGGCGGGGCACCTTCCTCGCCTTCACCGACCCGGCCACCGCGGGCATGACCCACCTGCGCAAACTCGGGAACGCCGGGGTCACCCACCTGCACCTGCTGCCCGCGTTCGACTTCGCCACCATCCCCGAGCGGCGCAGCGAGCAGAAGCAGCCCGCCTGCGACCTGACGAAGCTGCCGCCGGACTCCGACCAGCAGCAGAAGTGCGTCGCCGGGGTCGCCGACACCGACGGCTACAACTGGGGGTACGACCCGCTGCACTACACCGTCCCCGAGGGCGGGTACGCCGTCGACCCGACCGGAGCGGCGCGCACCACCGAATTCCGGCAGATGGTCGCCGGGGTCAACGCGGCCGGCCTGCGCGTGGTGATGGACGTGGTCTACAACCACACCTCGGCCGCCGGCGCCGACCCGAAGTCGGTGCTCGACCAGGTGGTGCCCGGCTACTACCACCGGCTGCTGGAGGACGGCACGGTCGCCAACTCCACCTGCTGCGCCAACACCGCCCCCGAGCACGCGATGATGGGCAAGCTCGTCGTCGACTCGATTGTCACCTGGGCGAAGGCGTACAAGGTGGACGGCTTCCGGTTCGACCTGATGGGTCACCACCCGAAGGCCAACATGCTCGACGTGCGCCGGGCGCTGGACAAGCTGACCGTCGCCCGGGACGGGGTGGACGGAAAGTCGATCCTGCTCTACGGCGAGGGCTGGAACTTCGGCGAGGTGGCGAACGACGCCCGGTTCGTCCAGGCCACCCAGGCCAACATGGCCGGCACCGGCATCGGCACCTTCAACGACCGGCTCCGCGACGCGGTGCGCGGCGGCGGGCCGTTCGACGCCAACCCGCGGGTGCAGGGCTTCGCCTCCGGACTGTTCACCGACCCGAACGGCGACCCGGTCAACGGCACCGCCGAGCAGCAGCGCGCCCGGCTGCTGCACTCCCACGACCAGATCAAGGTCGGGCTGGTCGGCAACCTCGCCGGCTACCGGTTCACCGACACCCAGGGCCGGACGGTGACCGGCGCGCAGGTCGACTACAACGGCTCACCGGCCGGCTACACCGCCGCGCCGGGGGAAGCGGTGACCTACGTCGACGCGCACGACAACGAGATCCTGTACGACGCGTTGGCGTACAAGCTGCCGCAGGACACCCCGATGACGGACCGGGCCCGGATGCAGGTGCTCGCCCTCTCCACCGTGGTGCTGGGGCAGGGGAGCGGCTTCGTGACCACCGGCACCGAGCGGCTGCGGTCGAAGTCGCTGGACCGCAACTCGTACAACTCCGGTGACTGGTTCAACCAGATCCGGTGGGACTGCGCCCAGGGCAACGGGTTCGGAGCCGGCCTGCCCCCGGCGGCGGACAACCAGGACAAGTGGCCGTACGCGAAGCCGCTGCTGGCCGACCCGACGCTGGTGCCGGACTGCGCGGCGGTGAACCTGACCGACGCCCGGTACGCCGAGATGCTGCGCGTGCGGGCCTCGTCGCCGGTGTTCGGGCTGGCCGACGCCCGCGAGGTGCAGAAGCGGGTGGCGTTCCCGCTCTCCGGTCCGCAGGAGACCCCGGGTGTGCTCACCATGACGCTCGACGGTCGGGGGCTGGACCGGCAGTGGACGTCGGTGACCGTGATCTTCAACACCACTCCGCAGGCGGCGACGCAACAGGTCGACGGCCTCCGGGGCGCGGACGTGTCGCTGCACCCGGTGCTGCGGAACTCGGCGGATCCGGTGCTGCGTACCGCCTCGTTCGACCGGGCCGGTGGCACGTTCACCGTGCCGGCGCGGAGCGTGGCGGTCTTCGTCCAACGATGACCGAACGGGCCTGTCCCGCCGGCAGCGGCGGGACAGGCCCGGGATTCCGGTGATCCGTATGGTGTCCGGCCCCGTCCGCATGGTCCTCAGGGACCACGCGGACGGGGCCGGATCGTCTCGCCCCGGCTGGTGCCGGTACCGAGCGTCACCTGCCGGTCAGCCCTGGCAGTTGGGGATCGCCCGGCCGGCGCAGTTGGTCGAGTTGTTGCCGGTCACCCGCGACTGGAGGTCGATGGTGGCCGCTCCGGCCGCCGCCAGGTGGTGGATGCCGCCACCGGCGATCCGGGCCTGGTTCAGGGTGACGTTGGTGCCCAGCAGGGTGACCTCGCCGGTGGCGCCGTTGTGGATGCCCCCGCCGGTGGTGCCGGCCTGGTTGCCGGTGAACACGCCTCCGCTCATCGCCAGGTCGCCGAGGTTGGACACCCCGCCGCCGACGCCCAGGCTGGCGCTGTTGCCGGTCAGCCGGACGCCGCTCAGGGCGGTCACCGTGCTGGCGGTGCCGTTGAAGATCCCGCCGCCGCCCTGGTTGGCGCCGGCCACCGCCGCCGCGGTGTTCTCCAGCAGCGTGACCTCCCGCAGCCGGAGCTGGGTGCCGCCCTCGTTGGCGATCGCGCCGCCCGAGGCCGCGGCGGTGTTCCCGGTGAACTGGGAGTCGGCGATGTCCGCCGCGCCGCCCCTGGTGTGCAGGGCGCCGCCGTTGCCACCGCTCTCGTTGCCGAGGAACCGGGTTTCCCGGATGGTCGCCGTGCCGGTGCTCTCGACGGCGCCCCCGCCGCGGTTGGCGCTGGCGGTGACTGCCGCGACCGACTTGTTGGCCTCGAACAGGCTCTTCTCCACCACCAGGACGCCGGTGCTGCGGAGGGCGCCACCGCCACTGGCCGCGTTGTTCAGGGCCAGCTTGGTGTTGCGGAGCGTGGTGATCCCGGCGTTCTCGACGGCACCACCGGTGCCGGCGGCTCCCAGGGCGCTGTTGCCGGTCAGCGTGCTGTTCTCGATGACGGCCTCGCCGCCGGCCCGCACCGAGATCGCTCCGCCGCGCTCCGTTCCGGACACCATGCCGTTGCGCAGGGTCACGTCCCGCAGGGTCAGGTGTCCGCCGTTGGCGACCTCGAAGAAGCGGAACAGGGACGTGCCGGCGTTGGGCAGGCTGTAGGCCCGCTCGATGGTCGACCGTTCACCGAGGATGGTGATCCGGCTGGTGATCGGCGGGAGGGCGTTGGGGCCGGTGGCCGAGCGCAGTTCGTACGTGCACTCGGCGGCCAGCCGCAGCGTGCCGCCCTGGCGGGCGTTGGCCTGGTTGATCGCCGCGAACAGCGCGTCGCGGTTGCACGGCACCGCCGTGGCCTGCTGCCCCTGGCCGTTCTGGCCTTGACCGTTCTGGCCTTGACCGTTCTGGCCTTGACCGTTCTGGCCTTGACCGTTCTGGCCCTGACCGTTCTGGCCCTGACCGTTCCGGCTCTGGCCGTTCTGCCCCTGGCCGCGCCAGCCGCTGTTGCCGTCGTGGCTCTTGCCCTCGTGGTCCTTCCCCTTGTGGCCCTTGTCGTCCTTGTGGCCACCCTCCGGCGACGTGCCGTCACCCGTAAGAATCGACTGGGCGTTCGCCCAGTTCAGGGCGGCGAGGCTGGGCGTCCCGGCGACGGCGGCGCCGCCGATCGCACCCAGACCCACCACGCCGGCCAAGCCCGCAGCGCCAGTGGCCAACCACAGCCGACGGCGGTTCCTCGGTGGCACCGCCTGCGGGGCGGCCTCCTCATTCTTTCGAAGGTAGTTGGACATCGGAGCTCTCTGCCCTCTCCTCGTACCAGACAAGGTCGCTCCGCCATGGCGAGGCGTCCTTCGCTACAAATCGGTTGTAGCTGCTGAACCACACCGTATGAGAAGTTTCCTCGCTATGCGGGCGAACCTGAAATAAGCCCACATTCGGCGGGTTCCAGGCATGAGGGGACGTTCGGCGCGGGAGTGTGGAACACCACGGCGGGCGGCCCCAGCCTCCGTCGTGTTCCGGAGAGGGGCCGCCCTCGCTATATGTGGATCAGCCGGTACACCACAGGGCGTCCGGCGGCAGACCCGCACGCCCACCCTGAGGTGTGCGGCACGGGGAGGAACCGGGCGGTCCAGACGGATCGTGGGTGACCCGCCCGGAACGCCACCAACGGGAAGAACTTTCCGAACACACCGTAAAAAAAGGATCGCCCCATAGTGCTGGTTTTCCGAGGAAACGCCACAGGACAGGAGTTCCGGCGGACGAAACGGCGGACCCCGCCGCCGGTACCCGGACCTCCGGGCACCGACGGCGGCGTCCGCCGTGGGCAGGTCGTGCGGTCAGCCGGGCAGGCGCGGACCCGCCTCCCGCTGCTCGGCCAGCCAGGTCTCCACCTCGTCCGACCGCCGGGGCAGGCCCGCCGAGAGGTTCACCGCCCCGGTGGCGGTCACCAGGACGTCGTCCTCGATCCGGATGCCGATACCGCGCAGTTCCTCCGGGACGAGGTCGTCCTCCGGCTGGAAGTACAGGCCCGGCTCGACGGTGAGGACGAATCCCTCCCCGAGAGCGCCGTCGCGGTACACCTCCTTGCGGGCGTTCGCGCAGTCGTGCACGTCGATGCCGAGCATGTGGCCGAACCCGTGCAGCGTCCAGCGCCGGTAGATGGTCGACTTCTCGTCCATCGCCTCGTCCACGCTCACCGGCAGCAGACCCAGGTCGGCCAGGCCCTCGGCGAGCACCCGCATGCAGGTCCGGTGGACGTCCTTGAACTTCGCCCCGGGCCGGATGGCCTCGATGCCGGCCTGCTGGGAGGCGTACACGACGTCGTACACCTGACGCTGGAGGTCGGTGAACCGACCGCCCACCGGCAGGACCCGGGTGACGTCGGCGGTGTAGAGGTGGCGGTTCTCCACCCCCATGTCCATCAGCAGCAGCTCACCCGGGCGGGTGGTGCCGTGGTTGTGCACCCAGTGCAGGATCGTGGCGTGCTCGCCGGCCCCGACGATCGAGCCGTACCCGACGTCGTTGCCGTCGTGGCGGGCCCGCAGCGCGAAGATCCCCTCCAGCAGCCGCTCGGACACCCCCCGGTCGGCCGGGAGCACCCGGGCGACGTCCTCGAAGCCCCGGACGGTCGCGTCGATCGCGTCCTGGAGCTGCGCGATCTCCCACTCGTCCTTGACCAGCTTCAGCTCCGAGATCGCGATGGCCAGCTCGCGGTCCCGGCCCGGCTGCCCCTCGGCGCGCGCGCCGTTCCACGGACGCACCGCCGCGTCCACCCGGGCGTCGAGGCCGCGCAGCACCCGGGTACGGCCGGGAGCGGCATCGGCCAGCACCGTGTCCAGCTCGGTCAGGTCGGCGGTGGGCAGGCCGAGCTCGCTCGACTTCTCGGCCAGGGTGTGCCGCCGCCCCACCCACAGCTCGCCGTGTCGACTGCGGAAGAACTCGTCGTTCTCGCGGGACGAGCGGGGCCGCATGTAGAGGACGGCGTCGTGGCCGGACCCGTTCGGCCGCAGCACCAGCACGCTGTCCGGGTCGTGGTCGCCGGTCAGGTAGGCGAAGTCGCTGCCGGGGCGGAAGCGGTACTCGGTGTCGTTGGCGCGTACCTTCTCACCGCCGGTCGGGATGACCAGCGTCTCGCCGGGGAAGGAGGCGGAGAGCGCGGCCCGCCGCTTGGCGTAGTTGGGCACCTCGGGGCGCGGGCCCACCGGCAGGGTGGTGTCCCGCCAGCCCTGGCGCATGAAGGCCAGGAAGGCCTCCGGGAAATCGGGGTCGTGCGATTCGGTGCCGTCCGTCGACGTCGTCTCGGTCCGCTCCTCAGCCATGATCCGCTCCCTCCGGTGGCGTCGCTGACGCAGACGGTACCGCGCGGACCCGGCACGGGGAGAGCCCGTGGTGCCGCGACGGAGCGTTCAGGCGCGTGGAAAGATGGCCAACATGTGCGGACTCCTGGCCTTTTTCAGCGCGCGCGGCGACGCCGGCGCGCACCGCGACGCCATCGCCGGAGCGTTGGAATGCCTGCACCACCGCGGGCCGGACGAGACGGGTGTCGAGCTGGTCGGTGACGCCACCGGCCGGTACGCGGACGGGGTGTTCGCCCACAAGCGGCTCGCCATCATCGACGTGGCGTCCAGCCACGAGCCGCTGCCCTACGCGGGCGGCCGGTACCTTCTCACCTTCAACGGCGAGATCTACAACTACATCGAGCTGCGCGAGGAACTGATCCGCAACTTCGGGGCCCAGTTCGCCACGGCGGGCGACGGCGAGGTGATCGTCGCCGGCTACCACTACTGGGGCGAGCAGGTGCTCACCCGGCTGCGCGGCATGTTCGCCTTCGTCATCTGGGACCGGCAGGAGCGGCGGGCCTTCGGCGCCCGGGACCACTTCGGCATCAAGCCGCTGCACTACCTGGAGACCATGGACGGTCTCTACCTGGCCTCGGAGAAGAAGGCGCTGCTGCCCTTCGCGCAGTCCGCGTACGCCGGGGACGCCGGAGTGGACGCCGCCAACCTCTCGCACTACCTGACCTTGCAGTACGTCCCGGAGCCCGGCACGCTGCACCAGGGCATCAGCCGGATCGGCTCGGGCGAGTACCTCACCTGGACGCCGGGTGGCCGGATCGACGTGCGGCGGTGGTACCGCCCGGTCTTCCGGCCCGCTCCGGTCTCCGACGAGCAGCGCCTCTACCACCAGATCCGGGAGACGCTGCGGGAGAGCGTCCGGATGCACATGCGCTCGGACGTGCCGGTCGGCTCCTTCCTCTCCAGCGGCATCGACTCCACCGCCGTGGTGGCGTTGGCCCGGGAGTTCAACCCGAACATCCTGACCTTCACCGTCGGGTACGACGTCCCGGGTTACTCCGAGATCGACGTCGCCCAGGACTCGGCCCGGCACCTCGGGGTGACCACCATCCCGACCAAGATCGGTCCGCAGGACATGATCGAGGCGCTCCCGAAGATCGTCTGGCACCTGGACGACCCGGTCGCCGACCCGGCGCTGGTGCCGCTCTACTTCGTCGCCAAGAAGGCCGCCGAGCACGTCACCGTGGTGCTCTCCGGCGAGGGGGCCGACGAGTTCTTCGGCGGCTACACGATCTACCGCGAGCCGCTCTCGCTGAGCAGTGTCAACGGTCTGCCGGACGGGGTCCAGAAGGGCCTGCGCGCGGTGTCGAAGGCCATTCCGCAGGGCGTCAAGGGCAAGAGCTTCCTGGAGCGCGGCACCACCCCGATCGAGCAGCGCTACTACGGCAACGCCCGGATGTTCACCGAGGAGGAGAAGCAGCACCTGCTGCGCCGCTACGACCCCTCGGTGCGCTACACCGACGTGACCGCCCCGATCTACGCCGAGTGCACCGAGCTGGACGACGTCACCAAGATGCAGTACGTCGACCTCTACACCTGGCTGCGCGGCGACATCCTGGTCAAGGCGGACCGGATCTCGATGGCGCACTCGCTGGAGGTCCGGGTGCCCTTCCTCGACCGGGAGGTCTTCGAGGTGGCCGCCGGCATCCCGGTCGACCTGAAGCTGCCGCCCCGCTCGGACGCCACCAAGTACGCCATGCGCCAGGCGTTGCAGGGTGTGGTGCCCCCGGCGATCGTCAACCGGAAGAAGCTGGGCTTCCCGACCCCGACCCGGGTCTGGCTGCGCGGCGAGATGTACGAGTGGGCCCGCTGGGTGCTCTCCACCTCCGGGGCCGGCGAGCTGCTCGACCTGTCGTACGCGATGCGGCTGCTGGAGGAGCACAAGCGGGAGGAGGCGGACCACTCCCGCAAGGTGTGGACGGTGCTCATCTTCTGCATCTGGCACGCCATCTTCGTCGCCAAGACCCTCGACCCGGGCATCCAGCGCAACCAGTCAGCGCTGCTGACCAAGCCGGTGGTCGGTTCCATGGTCCGCTGACCCCCACGGTCGCGGCACCGCCCGGCGTCGACGAGAGGGATGGGGAGGCGATGGGGTACGCGGTGGTGCTCGGTGAGGCGTTGGTCGACCTGCTCGACGCCGAGTGTGCCGGTGAGCCGGTCTACCGGCAGGCGATCGGCGGCGGGCCGCTCAACGTCGCGGTCGGGGTGGCCCGCCTCGGCGGGGACGCCCGCTTCGTCGGCTCCCTCGGCGACGACGTGCTCGCCGAGCGGATCCGGGAGTTCCTCACCACGGCCGGGGTCGACGTCGGCGCGACGGTCACCGTGCCCGCGCCGACCGCGCTCGCCGTGGCCACCTTCGCCGGGGCGGAACCCGACTTCCGCTTCTACGGCGAGCCACCCTCCTACGGGCAGCTGACCGCCGACGACCTCGACGTCGCGCTGGTCGCGGGCGCGGACGTGCTCTACTGCGGGTCGATCGTGTTGCTCTGCCCGGCGACCCTCGCCGCCGCCCGCCGGGCCTGGAGCCTGGCCACCGGCGTGCGGGTGTTCGACCCGAACATCCGCCCCCGGCTGCTGTCCGGCCCGGACGCGCTCGCGGCGGTCCGCCAGACGACCGCCGAGTTCGCCGCCACCGCGCACCTGGTCAAGCTCAGCGCCGCCGACGCCGAGGCGCTCTACCCCGGGGAACCGGTCGAGCGGGTCGCCGCCCACCTGCGTGACCTGGGCGCCGGCACCGTGGTGGTCACCCTCGGCGCGCGCGGCGCGCTGGTCGCGGCCGGCCCCGACCCGGTACGCGTGTCCGCGCCCACCGTCCGCGCGGTCGACGCCACCGGTGCCGGTGACTCGGTGATGGCCGCGCTGGTCGCCGAGCTGCTGGCCGACGGCCAGCCCCGCGACCCGGCCGGCTGGACCGCCCGGGTGGAGTTCGCGCTCCGGGTGGCCGGCCTGGTCTGCGAGTCGTCCGGCGGCGCGGTCGCCATGCCGACCCGGGACGACGTGGCCCGCCGCTTCCCCGGCTGACCCCGTTCCCGCCTGGCCGTTCCCCGCCGGGCCGGCTGTCCGTCGCTCGTGGCACCGCCGCCAAACCGCCCAGCCGCCCAGGCCCAACCGCCCAGCCGCCCAGGCCCGACCGCCCAGCCGCCCAGGCCCGGCCACCCGGCCGAACGGGCTGGGCCGCACGGGCGGGGCCGGATGGTGGGCGGTGGGGGATCGCTGGCCGGACGCTTTGGGGCTGCCCCGTCTGTGCTGCCGGAGCCCGGCGTGCATGGTGTGCGTGAGGGTCTGGCGATGTGGCCGGCTGGCGGAGCGGGGGCGTCCGGTGTGTGTGCGGCGGTGAGTGGCGGCGCGTGGTAGACCGTCCGGTGTCCGGTGCCCCGTTCGTGCGGGCAGCTCTACAGCGTGTGCAGGGCGACCCGACCGCCCGGCGACCGGGACGGCCACCTGTTTGCGCGGGCCGTCCGGTGACGCGCACGGCGGCCCCGGGTCGGTCGCAGTGGTGCCCGGCCGGTCGCGGCGGCCCCGGGGCCGGTCGCGGTGGTGCCGGGCCGATCGTGGTGGTGCCGGGCCGATCGTGGTGGTGCCGGGCCAATCGTGGCGACGCAGGCCTGGTGGCCCGGCGGTTGGCTGTGGGGCGCCGGTTGGCGGTCAGGCGGCGCCGGACGGTGCAGGCTTCGCGGTCAGGCGGTGCCGTCGAGTTCGGCGTACCCGCGTCGGGCGGCCACCAGCGCGGCACGGGCACCGAACGGCGCCTCGGCGGCGACCCGCTCCGGAGGCGCGCCGCCGGTGTGCCCGGCCCGGATCAGCCAGGCCAGGTCGGCGAGCTGCCCGTGCTGGGCCCGGACGAACGCGGCGTCCACCGGGTCGCCGTGGCCGGGTACGACCGTCGTCTCCGGCGTGGTGAGTCGCAGCAGCGCGGCCACCGCCTCCGGCCACTGCAACGGGTACGACTCCTCGAAGGACGGCGGCCCGCTCTGCTCCACCAGGTCCCCGGCGACCACGACGTCCGCGTCCGGCACGTGCACCACCAGGTCACCGGCGGTGTGGCCGCGCCCGGGATGGTGCAGCACCACGCGGCGACCGCCCACGTCCAGCGCCGTCTCGGTGTGCACCGGGTGCGTCGGCGGCAGCAGCGCCGTCCGGGCCAGCTCGGCGGCGAGGGCCGGCTGCTCCGCGCGCATCTCCTCGTACGCCAGGTGACGCAGCTCGTCGGGACGGTCGCGGAGCCACCCGGCGGTCGCCTCGTGCGCGTACACCGGGCGGGGCGGGTCGGTGGCGAGTGTGGCGTTGCCGAAGCAGTGGTCGAAGTGGTGGTGGGTGTTCACCAGCGTCAACGGGTGCGGGGTGACCGCGCGGGCGGCGGCGGCCAGCGCGGTGGCCTGTTCCGCCGTGGAGAGGGTGTCCACCAGCAGCGCCGCGCCGTCACCGACGACGAGGGTGACGTTGACGTCGAGCAGCGGCTCGCGCAGCACGTGCACGCCGTCGCGGATCTCGACGAACCGGCCGGTCATGACGCCCCGGAGGCGCGTTCCACGAAGCGCTGCCGGTCCAGCAGCACCCGTTCCACCCGACCCTGTGCCACCGTCTCGCCACCGTCGTCGACGGTGACGGTGAAGACCAGGCGTCGGCCGTCCACCTCGTCCAGCCGCGCCTCGGCGGCCACGGTACGACCGACCGGGGTGGGGGCCCGGTGTTCCAGCTCCACCCGGACGCCGACGGTGGTCGTCCCCGGCGGCAGGTGCCGGGCGGTGGCCGCGACCGTGGCCGCCTCGGCCAGCGCGAGGACCCGGGGCGTGCCCAGCACCGGCACGTCACCGGAGCCGACCGCCTGGGCGGTGTCGGCGTCGGTCACGGTGAGTTCGACCCGGGCCTTGAGCCCGGGCGTGACAGTCTGCTCCGGCATGGCGACAGCCTACGCCGACCGCCGTACCGCCGGTCGGCGTTCGTCGATGCGCTGGCCGCCGTTAACCTGAATGGTGATGGCCGTTGTCACTGACCCCCAGCCCCCTGCCCCGTCCGGTCCGCCGGTGTCGTCCGAGGGTGGACGTCGCCGCGTGGTCGCCATGTCGATCTGGAGCGCACTCTTCGTCGCCGGTTGGCTGACGATCGGACTACCCACAGACCCGGCGTACGCCTTCGTCTGGATCTGGTCCGCCGTCATCGCCTGGAACTGGGGTCGCCCGTGGCGCAGCCACCTGGGCTTCGCCCGGGACTGGCTGCCGGTGGTGCTGCTCCTCGCCGCCTACAACCTCTCCCGGGGCTTCGCCGACAACGGCGCGATCCCGTACTCCTACGACCTGATCGTCGCCGACCGGTTCCTGGTCGGCTGGGCGACCGGCGGTGAGGTCCCCACCATCTGGTTGCAGGAGCGGCTCTACAAGCCGCAGGTGCAGTGGTGGGACGTGCTGGCGGCCTGGGTCTACTTCTCGCACTTCGTCGCGACCCTGGCGGCGG encodes:
- a CDS encoding thioesterase family protein; the protein is MPEQTVTPGLKARVELTVTDADTAQAVGSGDVPVLGTPRVLALAEAATVAATARHLPPGTTTVGVRVELEHRAPTPVGRTVAAEARLDEVDGRRLVFTVTVDDGGETVAQGRVERVLLDRQRFVERASGAS